In Calliopsis andreniformis isolate RMS-2024a chromosome 9, iyCalAndr_principal, whole genome shotgun sequence, the genomic window TAATCGACGTGATGGTTAATGTTTTTGTCAGCTATATCATCAATCAATAATCTTTGAGCTTTTTAACATTTCCGACAGTCTTATAAATTTTCCATTTGTCAATTGAGTGTCAAATTACCTGCTGCTCTTAAAAACATAAGTACTTTTTAATACCCTTGATAATCGAGGGGATCATGTCAATTGATTGTAAAAATAAAGGGAAGAACAAATACTTTATAAAAACACCAAAAATCTTTTAAGAAAATGGTACCTTTGAATAAAACAGCAACTATATTCACGATGAATTTACAATATTGCTTTATTGAATTCAAATTCTAATAAATCTTTTAAAAGCAGTTCATTACGATAAGTCCCATTAATGACCCAACACAAAGTTGTTATTTTTAAAAACATAATCCATTACCAATACTGTTAGCTATTCTGTTTTATAATCATGCAAATTGTTAATTGCTGACAGCAATTAATTGTATTTTTGTTCATGGTTAATCTGTCATCGAGAACTTGATTGTTACCCAACAACGAACGATCGCCCgttaattaaaatttctaatGGCAATAATTACGGGTTCGGGGACGAATCTGTCCATCGCGAACGGGTGTTACAAGGCTTGCAAAAGCTTTATGTAACGTGGAGATTTCAATGCGCCTTCAGCGTTCCAGAAAAGTTAATGATGCCGTAATTTCTTCAAGGTTTTCGACGGTGAAGTAAATTACCAACCGTTCCGAAGACCGCGATCAATCGGACAAGATTATATTCTGCGATTTACGTTGCGCAACAATACTGTGGAATACTTTATTTCATTCTGTCCTCGTTGGTTTCCCATCGTACTAGACGACGACGAATAATTATGGAGTAACTGTATAATTCGATGCTTGTAATCCTAAATGCTGGTCGACGAAACGATCATAAATAATGAGAAAGAGACTGTGCTAAACTGAATATTAGGCACGTTAAAAAACGATTAAATCAGAAGAGAGAATCTCAGATAACGATTTTTTAAACGAAATGGACGATGACAAATCTTGAAATTTATATAGTGCTCAATGGATTAAGAAACTATAAGTTTAAGAAGATAATATTTTTGTACTGTGCAATCGCAGAAGAGATTTCATTTAATTAAGAACGATGAAAGACACTACTGTTTAATTGTAAATAGATATTTGAACAATAGGATGTGAATTTCTTTGCAAAAAGGAATAAGCTTCTGTCTTTTTCAGATACTTATGTCTCTATGCGCGAATTCCTCCGTCCTGGGTCCTTCAATGGCGTTTGGCTACAGTGCTGTGGCGTTGGAACCACTAATGTCACCCACAAGtgacatgaggattgacaaggttCAAGCGAATTGGATAGGTCAGTATGtcattaattttcaattatttcacaTAGCACTTACTTCTGAAATATTAAAACAgaaagaacagctttaacatggATCACTtctttacgaaatataaaaatgtatagAGGAAACAAAAAAACAACCCTTACAAACTATTTTTACCTTTCTTGGCTTTGATTCATAATTGATTTAAATTCACCATAAATTTTCTCTAGACGAGAAAACGCAGAGGGCTTGCTACTTATTGTTAATCCCTCGTCGCCTGAAATCACTGTACTACATATTACATCACTAGGTTCAGAAAATCGAAGctaaaattagaaaaaaatcTATAGAACGAGGTACACGGTAAATGTAACTCATAACTTACGATTGAATTCACAGCTACTGTGACAGCCTTAGCAATTCCATTCGGCTGTATCCTCTCCAGTTACACCATGCGACGCGGAAGGAAACTGAGCCTCCTGATAACGTCCATCGTGTCCATAATCGGCTGGCTTGTCATCTATTTCTCAGGAACATACGAGCAGATTCTCGTGGGCAGAATAATATCAGGATTTGCGACAGGGTCAGCCTCGGTGCCAGCAACTGTCTACAGCGCCGAAGTGGCTAGTCCAGCATGGCGGGCCACAATGGTCACATGGACcagtgtagccattgccattggtgTCCTTATCGTCTACATCTTTGGCTATCTGTTCAAGGTAATGCAGAATATGAAATTGAAGATGATGTTCTTGGGTACATAATGAATAATAGAGATATAGAAGGAGGATAAACTCACGTTTTATAGTGGATAACGTATTCCTGAGGTCGTCGACTCGTGCACTGGCGGTTGATAATTATCTTATCAAAGATGagaggaaatatttaaaaaagcaaGACTTGTTTTATATTGTGAATAAAGCACCGAGTCTATGATGAAGGAATATCGTGTATTTTGATTTTTAGTGATTCTGTAATTGTccttttaatttcataaattataTAGCAGTAGCTGGTAGGTTTGTACGTGAGGATCGTACAAAGTGTAAgagttttcatttattttgagaGCATTTCGATTACTTTTTTGAAGATCTCAGGGAAAAGATTCATAAGCAAACCGTTTCTTTAATCTATTTAACACTGTTAACAGAGTACTCAAAAATTAGTTCAATATTTTAGAAAAACATGTGTCACGAAGTTCAACCATATTTCTCCTACCAATAAAACTCAACTATGGGTTTCCTAAGACCACAAATTGCCCTCGAAGCAATCTAAAACCAATGAAAACCTCTCCTCGTCCCTTACCACAACCTTAAAAATCGAAAATCACAATTCGAAAAACTCACGATGACTCTTTTCCAAAAGGACAACTGGCGCATGGTGGCACTGATGTGCGCCCTGTTCCCCTTGGTCTCTGGCGCGGTGACCTTGGCCGTCGTCCCAGAAACCCCGATCTGGCTGCGTGACCGAGGTCGTCTGGACGAGGCGCTGCAGGCCCTGAAGAGATTCCGCGGCGTTCCCAAGGACGCGCAGCCCTCCTCGAGCCTGCTGCAGGAGCTGCGGTCGCGACCGCAGAGGAAGAAGCAGAACCTGATGAAGCACCTGCTGAAAAGGAACGCCGTGATGCCGTTCATCATAATGCTCAGCTACTTCTTCTTCCAGCAGTTCTCTGGGATCTTCGTGGTGGTCTACTACGCGGTGAACATCATCGAGAACGCTGGCATAAAGATAGACCCCTACCTAGGAGCAGTTCTGATAGGATTCACAAGATTAGTGGGCAGCTTATTGGTGGCCTGTGTGTCCAGACGGTTCGGTCGAAGGATACCCTCAATTGTTTCTGGATTCGGGATGACACTCTTCATGGCGATACTGTCAGTCTACTTGCTAATGGATGACAAAGGTAGTTCTATTAACGACGGAGGCTTGATACCAGTCATCTGTGTGCTTATGTACATTTTCGCGAGCACTATGGGCTTCCTTGTCATCCCCTTCGCTATGATGGGCGAGGTATACCCTACCAAGGTCAAGGAAGTGCTAACAGGTCTGACCACATGCGTTGGATATATATTCAGCTCGATCACTGTCAAGGTTTACCCAGATATGCAGAGTGCAATGGGCAGGCATGGCGTTTTCTTATTCTTCACGGTGATGTCACTGGCTGGGACGCTGTTCGTTGTGTTCTTCTTGCCTGAGACCAAGGGCAAGACCTTGAGGGAGATCGAGGACATGTTCTCGAGGAAGAAGGAGAACGATCCTGCGGATGGGGAGAAGGTAGTGGATCTTAGGAACTTCTCTGCGGGAGCGTAGTGTATTTTGAGTTGACTTTGTGCTACAAATTGAGTCAATTGAGTCAGGGAGTGGATGCTACTTCCTCCTTTTCAAGGTTCGTCAGGTGACTGAATCCTCTGCTTCGAAGGGGATTAAATACTGAAATATGGAAGGAGATTGTAATTTTTGCGGTACAAtgtttgaaaaaaatgattGCAATTTGTACGtattattttacttattttgtaaaaaatattgtCTCCCTGTTGAAAATTCGAAGTTGACGTTTCTTCTAAGGAGGAGGCTTTTTCCTCAGCGATTAGTTCCTTGCAGACTTTGGTAGTAAGTTGAGATGACACTTTTTTCCTGGAAAAAAATCATTATGTAAATACTGTTCAAAgatgttttaaatttaaaaaggcTTAGTCTCTGAAAATTTGGAAAGTATTCAAGAAAAGTTCCACTGACTAACAGTACTTGAATGAATGTAGATTTAGTTTTAACTGTTACTTAAAAATTGAACATGTTAGAAACTATTGAAAAGTTTACTATGTGTATATTATTCAATTATAATTACTCAAGTATAGTGCTTCAAGGAGTGCAACATAATTATTGCCATACGTAATTGTAGTCttcttatttaataatttattgtaaGTAAATTAAGTTACCTCATGTAACGAGTCCTACGCATGTGTTCATATAagtaattgaaacaagcgttaTAGTAACACCTCAATATTTCTAAGAAGTGATCGAACTGTTGCGACAACTATTTTCTAATACTTTGTAACTTGTGCGGTTTTATACATATAATGAGTGACTGAGAAACtaaattatgaaattttaaagaaaatgtgTTCAGTATTGCATTTATTGCACAAGAGGAACATTTTAAGCAAGTTTggtaaatataatatatttaacaAAATCGTGTACCTATATCATTCTTTCAACGACTAATCGTAAATGACAATGGCGATAACAAGTCAGATTATTATCGATGCAAAATAGTTTTAAGTCATTATTTGCACGATGAAGAAATATTCATGTAGATAACTAGATATTAAGACTTGTCAATATGTTTTCTTTGATAAGTGGTGGAATGTACGATAAGAGATACAGACACCTAAAGATTTTCCATTTTTGCTTGTTCACATCAATTATTGCTCGATAATGCTCGTTACAGATAATTCTGAATAAGCTGTGCTAAAAATTTCAACAACACTTGTGGTTATCATTTGTTAACAAATAAAGAATAGCTTCGAATGCTCTTGAAAGAGAAAATGGATTAAAAAGTAAAGGAAAGAGGAGGAAAATCGGTAGAGAAAACAAGGCAACGAATTCCAATATTcacttttattattaaaatcttaaataataaattaacaaATGTTGTAACAATCACGATAATTAAATAACAAACAGGGGATAACGTACGACATATGAAAGCATGAAACGTGATATGAAGGATGGGCTGGGGCTGGAATGCGATGATAAAACAAGGGAATGATATTTCTAGCTATTAATAATAGTGATGATAATAGTAGCAAGCGGTAATATtacagtaataataatattaataataatataatataatataacataataataacataatAAGAATCGATGCTCAATAGcagaaataaattattatccGCGGGGGTGGCACCCGAGGAAAATCGATCTTTCTCTTTGAGAAAAGTCGCTCAGTCATGTAATAATTGATATTACAGTGATATCGATCTCTCATCTCGCTCAGGCTAGCTCGTCCTCTACTACTTGTCGTCCCTTACGTTGACCACTGACCCGCGTCATCGTTCGTTTCTTTTTCGTATTCTTCGATTTACTTTACATAGACGACGATGGCGCGGGTGGGTCGTCGATGAATAATTTATACTAGAAGAATAGGGGATGAAACGGGAGACTGGGAGGAGAACAGTGAGAGAAATGTCGAAGGAGGGAAGGATAGAGGAAGAGAAAAAGGAGCACGTGGGGGAACACGAAATTAACAAATTATTACGCGTACGATTAAGTGCTTTGCGCCAACAA contains:
- the LOC143183322 gene encoding trehalose transporter 1-like protein — its product is MSIVSGLNNSNGHVEGRTEIKMELDVIEEKRREKKGVTYQILMSLCANSSVLGPSMAFGYSAVALEPLMSPTSDMRIDKVQANWIATVTALAIPFGCILSSYTMRRGRKLSLLITSIVSIIGWLVIYFSGTYEQILVGRIISGFATGSASVPATVYSAEVASPAWRATMVTWTSVAIAIGVLIVYIFGYLFKDNWRMVALMCALFPLVSGAVTLAVVPETPIWLRDRGRLDEALQALKRFRGVPKDAQPSSSLLQELRSRPQRKKQNLMKHLLKRNAVMPFIIMLSYFFFQQFSGIFVVVYYAVNIIENAGIKIDPYLGAVLIGFTRLVGSLLVACVSRRFGRRIPSIVSGFGMTLFMAILSVYLLMDDKGSSINDGGLIPVICVLMYIFASTMGFLVIPFAMMGEVYPTKVKEVLTGLTTCVGYIFSSITVKVYPDMQSAMGRHGVFLFFTVMSLAGTLFVVFFLPETKGKTLREIEDMFSRKKENDPADGEKVVDLRNFSAGA